From one Microlunatus sp. Gsoil 973 genomic stretch:
- a CDS encoding Hsp20/alpha crystallin family protein: MSIPSRRRSEELAAWNPWPDAPFFETPPLLDRRLGQLLSALRSGADRAAEFVPTGDLVEADNRYILDLDLPGVARSDVTVGVAGRRVVVRGTRKRPDRAGIVRHSGRLMGSFVYELNLPGPVDDKAVTARLIDGVLHVELPKSDRADRTRISID; this comes from the coding sequence ATGAGCATTCCGAGCCGAAGGCGCTCCGAGGAGTTGGCGGCCTGGAACCCCTGGCCGGATGCACCCTTCTTCGAGACCCCGCCGCTGCTCGACCGGCGGCTCGGGCAGCTGCTCAGCGCCCTGCGCAGCGGCGCCGACCGGGCGGCCGAGTTCGTCCCGACGGGCGATCTCGTCGAGGCGGACAACCGCTACATTCTCGACCTCGATCTGCCCGGAGTTGCCCGGTCCGACGTCACGGTCGGCGTCGCCGGCAGGCGGGTCGTCGTCCGCGGTACGCGGAAACGGCCGGACCGCGCCGGGATCGTCCGGCACTCCGGCCGGTTGATGGGGTCGTTCGTCTATGAGCTCAATCTGCCCGGGCCGGTGGATGACAAGGCGGTAACGGCGAGGTTGATCGACGGCGTCCTGCACGTCGAACTGCCGAAGTCCGACCGCGCAGACCGCACCCGGATCAGCATCGACTGA
- a CDS encoding MarR family winged helix-turn-helix transcriptional regulator — MSVDLDVSARLRGVVMRLSRQLNASAAHEGLTPSQASALGLIRRRGPLSLSDLAAIEGLNPTMVSRIVGRLDELGLISRRQNPQDLRSALVEVTENGQRVHERVRTERGKVLSACFEQLSQADQEAIVGALGALEALAEQLIGSSVGSSSGNGGARESRSR; from the coding sequence GTGTCTGTGGACCTCGACGTGTCCGCGCGCCTGCGGGGTGTCGTGATGCGACTGTCCCGGCAGCTCAACGCCTCGGCGGCGCACGAGGGGCTGACGCCGTCCCAGGCGTCGGCGCTCGGTCTGATCCGCCGACGCGGGCCGCTCAGCCTGTCCGACCTGGCGGCCATCGAGGGACTCAATCCGACGATGGTGTCGCGGATCGTCGGCCGGCTGGATGAACTCGGTCTGATCAGCCGGCGGCAGAATCCGCAGGATCTGCGATCCGCGTTGGTGGAGGTGACCGAGAACGGTCAACGGGTGCACGAACGAGTCCGGACTGAGCGCGGCAAAGTACTGTCGGCGTGCTTCGAACAGCTCAGCCAGGCCGATCAGGAGGCGATCGTCGGCGCGCTCGGAGCCCTGGAGGCCCTCGCGGAGCAACTGATCGGTTCGTCGGTCGGCAGCTCGTCCGGGAACGGCGGGGCAAGAGAATCGAGGAGCAGATGA
- a CDS encoding cystathionine gamma-synthase: MSRQPDPGFETLAIHAGQEPDPTTGAVVPPIYATSTYAQDGVGGLRNGYEYSRSGNPTRTALEECLAALESGVRGLAFASGLAAEDTLVRTITEPGDEVLLPNDAYGGTYRQFAKLHARWGITSTPVPVNDAEAVAAAIRPGRTRVVWLETPTNPLLTIADIAALSEAAHSAGAVVVVDNTFATPYLQQPLELGADVVVHSTTKYCGGHSDVVGGALITRDAELGERLAWSQNAIGAVAGPFDCWLVLRGLKTLAVRMDRHCANARIIASWLADHPGVAEVFYPGLATHPGHDLAAKQMRDFGGMISFRVAAGEQAAVDACGRTEIFTLGESLGGVESLIEHPGRMTHQSVSGTALEVPADLVRLSVGIEKVDDLLADLDSALG, from the coding sequence ATGAGCCGACAGCCCGATCCCGGTTTCGAGACGCTGGCCATCCATGCCGGACAGGAGCCCGATCCGACCACCGGCGCGGTGGTACCACCCATCTACGCCACCTCGACCTACGCCCAGGACGGGGTCGGCGGGCTGCGCAACGGCTATGAGTACTCACGCTCCGGCAACCCCACGAGGACCGCCCTGGAGGAGTGCCTGGCCGCCCTCGAGTCCGGCGTTCGTGGTCTGGCCTTCGCCAGCGGGCTGGCTGCCGAGGACACGCTGGTGCGGACCATCACCGAGCCTGGGGACGAGGTACTGCTGCCCAATGACGCGTACGGCGGCACGTACCGCCAGTTCGCCAAGCTGCATGCCCGCTGGGGAATCACCAGCACGCCCGTGCCGGTCAACGATGCTGAGGCGGTGGCGGCGGCCATCAGGCCCGGTCGTACCCGCGTTGTCTGGCTGGAGACGCCGACCAATCCGCTGCTCACCATCGCCGACATCGCGGCGCTGAGCGAGGCCGCACACAGCGCGGGCGCGGTGGTCGTTGTCGACAACACCTTCGCCACGCCCTACCTGCAGCAGCCGCTGGAACTCGGCGCCGACGTCGTCGTGCACTCCACCACCAAGTACTGCGGCGGACACTCCGACGTGGTCGGCGGTGCGCTGATCACCCGCGATGCCGAACTGGGCGAGCGACTCGCCTGGTCGCAGAACGCTATCGGTGCCGTCGCCGGGCCGTTCGACTGCTGGCTGGTGTTGCGGGGATTGAAGACACTGGCCGTACGGATGGACCGGCACTGCGCCAACGCCCGCATCATCGCCTCCTGGCTCGCGGACCATCCGGGGGTTGCCGAGGTCTTCTACCCGGGGCTGGCGACCCATCCCGGTCATGATCTTGCCGCCAAGCAGATGCGCGACTTTGGCGGCATGATCAGTTTCCGGGTTGCGGCGGGGGAGCAGGCCGCCGTCGACGCCTGCGGCAGGACCGAGATCTTCACCCTGGGCGAATCACTCGGTGGTGTCGAATCGCTGATCGAACATCCAGGTCGGATGACCCACCAGTCCGTCTCCGGCACGGCCCTGGAGGTCCCGGCCGATCTGGTCCGGCTCAGTGTCGGCATCGAGAAGGTCGACGACCTGCTCGCCGACCTGGATTCGGCCCTCGGTTAG
- a CDS encoding AI-2E family transporter, protein MANRSRLGIGRMRRPRRPVDEPAGNPDAGRSPGVADPPEPPPSDQELIEGEVPWGFRVAASWAWRLIIIAAMVAGIGWVLRYLSEVTIPIAIAILLAALISPVANFFNRRRFPRALSAALSMIIGVVLVSGTVTLIATQIADQAEGMGTKVADGFSQLTDWLANGPLNVPQEFLQIDKLTDQVREFPEQQ, encoded by the coding sequence GTGGCAAACCGAAGTCGCCTCGGCATCGGGCGGATGCGTCGTCCGCGTCGCCCTGTCGACGAGCCTGCCGGGAATCCGGATGCCGGCCGATCTCCGGGGGTCGCCGATCCGCCGGAGCCGCCCCCGTCCGACCAGGAGTTGATCGAGGGCGAGGTGCCGTGGGGCTTCCGCGTCGCGGCCAGCTGGGCCTGGCGGTTGATCATCATCGCGGCCATGGTCGCCGGGATCGGCTGGGTGCTGAGGTACCTCTCCGAGGTCACCATTCCGATCGCGATCGCCATCCTGCTGGCCGCGCTGATCTCGCCGGTCGCCAACTTCTTCAACCGGCGCCGGTTCCCACGCGCCCTGTCGGCGGCCCTGTCCATGATCATCGGCGTAGTCCTGGTCTCCGGCACCGTCACCCTGATCGCCACCCAGATCGCCGACCAGGCCGAAGGGATGGGGACCAAGGTCGCCGACGGCTTCAGCCAGCTCACCGATTGGTTGGCCAACGGTCCGCTCAACGTGCCGCAGGAGTTCTTGCAGATCGACAAGCTGACCGACCAGGTCCGGGAGTTCCCTGAACAGCAGTAG
- a CDS encoding MFS transporter: MPRRQPTSVLSPSTDTDPKTPPDGKPAIAGDEPLPRRRLVFGIVAMALFMASVDQTVVATALAAIQRDLGASIEWSGWTITIYSLGQVLVLPLAGKFADMFGRRRVFLAAAALFTVASLCCGLAHNIALLVVLRAIQSIGGGSFLPAASGLVADHFGRNRDRALGMFTSIFPIGGIVGPILGGIFVTYWSWRGIFLVNVPIGAVLIILGLIFLPKGHRTPGKSIDVYGLILLGMLILGTMLGVTHLGNSNGSVLSVGFLVPEAIAATSLVLFLRHAARGRAPFIPMNLLRGRGFGVMNLINFLQGAAAIGFGALVPLYAESRYDIPTLQAGTLLTARAVGMICVAGLATFALRRTGYRPPMTIGFSLLIVGMVATAIGAPQGITPFLWLSIASGVCGVGMGLALPAANNAILQLAPDQVAGISGMRGMFRQGGSIMAVSIATAIIARSSDHGMTLGHIFIGFGCLMVLVLPLIYKVPEHRGGW; this comes from the coding sequence ATGCCGCGCCGCCAGCCAACAAGCGTCCTCAGCCCGTCGACCGACACCGACCCGAAGACTCCGCCCGACGGGAAACCCGCAATCGCCGGCGACGAACCGCTACCCCGCAGACGGCTGGTCTTCGGCATCGTCGCCATGGCGCTGTTCATGGCGTCGGTGGATCAGACGGTCGTCGCGACCGCCCTGGCAGCGATCCAGCGCGATCTCGGTGCCTCCATCGAGTGGAGCGGCTGGACGATCACCATCTACTCGCTCGGCCAGGTCCTGGTGCTTCCGCTGGCCGGGAAGTTCGCCGACATGTTCGGACGGCGACGGGTGTTCCTTGCCGCCGCCGCATTGTTCACCGTCGCCTCGTTGTGCTGTGGTCTGGCGCACAACATCGCACTGCTGGTGGTGCTGCGGGCGATCCAGTCGATCGGCGGTGGATCGTTCCTGCCGGCGGCGAGCGGGCTGGTGGCCGATCATTTCGGCCGCAACCGGGATCGGGCCCTTGGCATGTTCACCTCCATCTTCCCGATCGGCGGCATCGTCGGTCCGATCCTCGGCGGCATCTTCGTCACCTATTGGTCCTGGCGCGGCATCTTTCTGGTCAACGTGCCGATCGGCGCCGTCTTGATCATCCTCGGACTGATCTTCCTCCCGAAGGGTCATCGCACACCGGGAAAGTCGATCGACGTCTACGGATTGATCTTGTTGGGCATGCTGATCCTTGGCACCATGCTCGGCGTCACGCATCTCGGCAACAGCAACGGCTCGGTGCTCAGCGTGGGATTCCTTGTCCCGGAAGCGATCGCGGCCACCTCGTTGGTGCTGTTCCTCCGGCACGCCGCCCGCGGCCGTGCACCGTTCATCCCGATGAATCTGCTCCGCGGTCGGGGTTTCGGCGTGATGAATCTGATCAACTTCCTGCAGGGTGCCGCCGCGATCGGGTTCGGCGCACTGGTGCCGCTGTATGCGGAGAGCCGCTACGACATCCCCACCCTGCAGGCCGGAACGCTGCTGACCGCTCGCGCCGTCGGGATGATCTGTGTCGCCGGACTGGCCACCTTCGCGTTGCGCCGAACAGGCTATCGACCACCGATGACCATCGGCTTCTCGCTGTTGATCGTCGGCATGGTGGCGACGGCGATCGGGGCACCGCAGGGCATCACCCCGTTCCTCTGGTTGTCGATCGCCTCGGGGGTCTGCGGAGTCGGCATGGGCCTCGCCCTGCCCGCGGCCAACAATGCGATCCTGCAACTGGCACCCGATCAGGTGGCCGGGATCTCCGGCATGCGGGGCATGTTCCGTCAGGGCGGGTCGATCATGGCGGTGTCGATCGCGACCGCGATCATTGCTCGAAGCAGTGATCACGGGATGACCCTCGGGCACATCTTCATCGGCTTCGGCTGCCTGATGGTCCTGGTGCTGCCGTTGATCTACAAGGTTCCGGAGCATCGCGGCGGTTGGTGA
- a CDS encoding dienelactone hydrolase family protein gives MSTAGADAESQVDIYRAVPSGEIKGGLIVIHEIWGLVDHIESVADRFAAAGYVAYAPDILSHAGITPRAGRELLELMQHPDEKVRVAAQPTFRERMAPAHDPQYGGWALHALTGVVDDLAGQPGVDGRMGVVGFCFGGTYSFGLAATDPRIRAAVPFYGAPPDQVSVSTIRRPVLAIYGGDDERLISGLPEVTRRMHVAGVDFTTRIYPGAGHAFFNDSGSNYDAEAAADAWAITVEFLARNL, from the coding sequence ATGAGTACAGCGGGTGCGGACGCCGAATCCCAGGTCGACATCTATCGAGCCGTCCCGTCCGGGGAGATCAAGGGCGGTCTGATCGTGATCCACGAGATCTGGGGGCTCGTCGACCACATCGAATCGGTTGCCGACCGGTTCGCTGCGGCCGGCTACGTCGCGTACGCACCCGACATCCTCAGCCACGCCGGTATCACGCCACGGGCCGGCCGGGAACTGTTGGAACTCATGCAGCACCCCGACGAGAAGGTCAGGGTCGCAGCCCAGCCCACGTTTCGCGAACGGATGGCGCCTGCTCACGACCCGCAGTACGGCGGCTGGGCGTTGCACGCACTGACCGGGGTTGTCGATGATCTTGCCGGTCAGCCCGGGGTCGACGGCCGGATGGGCGTCGTCGGCTTCTGTTTCGGCGGAACCTACAGCTTCGGACTGGCAGCAACCGATCCCCGGATCCGTGCCGCGGTGCCGTTCTACGGTGCCCCGCCCGACCAGGTCTCGGTCAGCACGATCAGACGCCCGGTGCTGGCCATCTACGGCGGGGACGACGAGCGCCTGATCAGCGGCCTGCCGGAGGTCACCCGACGGATGCACGTGGCCGGCGTCGACTTCACCACCAGAATCTACCCGGGGGCCGGGCACGCCTTCTTCAACGACTCCGGCAGCAACTACGACGCCGAGGCGGCCGCCGACGCCTGGGCGATCACCGTGGAGTTCCTTGCCCGCAACCTGTGA
- a CDS encoding AI-2E family transporter, with amino-acid sequence MNSSSSTIAKYAAGVGTGIGHFFAGLAITLFATFYFLYDGGGIWSFLIKLAPNRARRRIDGAARTGWTSLVHYVRATILVAFSDAIGVLIVALILHVPGAAALAALVFLGAFVPLIGAFVSGFVAVFVALVMLGWVQALIMLAGIIAVMQLEGHILQPFLLGRAVKLHPLAVLLGIAIGVIVGGIVGALMSIPILAFAKTFVQYLAERKEPQVSADPVMIKAK; translated from the coding sequence CTGAACAGCAGTAGCAGCACCATCGCCAAGTACGCCGCCGGCGTCGGCACCGGCATCGGGCACTTCTTCGCCGGCCTGGCGATCACCCTGTTCGCCACCTTCTATTTCCTCTACGACGGCGGCGGCATCTGGTCCTTCTTGATCAAACTGGCTCCGAACCGGGCCCGGCGAAGGATCGACGGCGCGGCGCGGACCGGCTGGACCTCGCTGGTGCACTACGTCCGGGCAACGATCCTGGTGGCCTTTTCCGATGCGATCGGCGTGCTGATCGTTGCGCTCATCCTGCACGTGCCCGGGGCAGCGGCGTTGGCCGCGCTGGTCTTCCTCGGCGCCTTCGTACCGCTGATCGGCGCGTTCGTCTCCGGCTTCGTCGCCGTGTTCGTCGCCCTGGTGATGCTGGGCTGGGTCCAGGCGTTGATCATGCTTGCCGGCATCATCGCCGTCATGCAGTTGGAGGGACACATCCTTCAACCATTCCTGCTCGGCCGCGCCGTCAAACTGCACCCGCTCGCCGTCCTGCTGGGCATCGCGATCGGCGTCATCGTCGGCGGCATCGTCGGTGCGCTGATGTCGATCCCGATCCTGGCGTTCGCGAAGACCTTCGTGCAATACCTGGCTGAACGGAAGGAGCCTCAGGTGTCCGCCGACCCGGTGATGATCAAAGCCAAGTAG
- a CDS encoding uracil-DNA glycosylase translates to MSPKPLTELISPDWAAALQPVSAVVGAMGEFLRSELAAGRGYLPAGDAVLRAFTRPLAEVRVLIVGQDPYPTPGHPVGLSFSVAPDVRPIPRSLNNIYAELEADLGIPRAGSGDLTPWFEQGVLLLNRVLTVQPGRPGSHRGKGWEHVTQRAIEALVDRGGPLVAILWGRDAQSLIPMLGPVPYIKSAHPSPMSADRGFFGSRPFSRANEYLTAAGADPIDWRLA, encoded by the coding sequence GTGTCGCCGAAACCGCTGACCGAGCTGATCAGTCCGGACTGGGCCGCGGCGTTGCAGCCCGTGTCGGCGGTGGTAGGGGCGATGGGCGAATTCCTCCGCTCCGAGCTGGCCGCCGGCCGCGGCTATCTTCCGGCCGGCGACGCCGTGTTGCGGGCCTTCACCCGGCCGCTGGCCGAGGTTCGGGTACTGATCGTCGGTCAGGACCCGTACCCCACGCCGGGCCATCCGGTCGGGCTGTCCTTCTCGGTTGCGCCGGACGTCCGGCCGATCCCGCGCAGCCTGAACAACATCTACGCAGAACTCGAGGCCGATCTCGGCATCCCCCGCGCTGGGTCGGGCGATCTGACCCCGTGGTTCGAGCAGGGTGTCCTGCTGCTGAACAGGGTGCTGACGGTCCAGCCGGGTCGGCCGGGTTCCCATCGGGGCAAGGGCTGGGAGCATGTGACCCAGCGCGCCATCGAAGCCCTGGTCGACCGGGGCGGGCCGCTGGTTGCGATCCTGTGGGGTCGTGACGCACAGTCGCTGATCCCGATGCTCGGGCCGGTTCCGTACATCAAGAGCGCTCACCCGTCGCCGATGTCGGCCGACCGCGGGTTCTTCGGGTCGCGCCCGTTCAGTCGTGCCAACGAGTACCTGACGGCCGCGGGCGCGGATCCGATCGACTGGCGGCTGGCCTAA